From Stenotrophomonas nitritireducens, the proteins below share one genomic window:
- a CDS encoding DUF2878 domain-containing protein, which translates to MRMWANLLGNQLVWLCAVAGAGRGWQWPALLAAALYVGSQLASSAQPRVDLRLLALALVCAWLVDGLAAATGSVRYAAAPLGWAPPPWIMALWASFAMTITGSMAFLQRHTLLPALFGLLLAPLAYLSAARGFDAVRFTPPAWHGVLLLSLCWGFALPLLCGAARRWSRTATFRPAGGVTP; encoded by the coding sequence ATGCGCATGTGGGCCAACCTGCTCGGCAACCAACTGGTCTGGCTATGCGCCGTGGCCGGTGCCGGGCGCGGCTGGCAATGGCCGGCACTGCTGGCGGCAGCGCTCTATGTGGGCAGCCAGCTGGCCAGTTCGGCACAACCGCGCGTGGATCTGCGGCTGTTGGCGCTGGCCTTGGTCTGCGCTTGGCTGGTGGATGGGCTGGCAGCGGCCACCGGCAGCGTGCGCTATGCCGCCGCGCCGCTGGGTTGGGCACCACCGCCTTGGATAATGGCGCTGTGGGCGTCATTCGCGATGACCATCACCGGCTCGATGGCGTTTCTGCAACGCCACACTTTACTGCCTGCGCTGTTTGGTTTGCTGCTGGCGCCACTTGCGTATCTTTCCGCCGCGCGCGGTTTCGACGCGGTGCGGTTCACGCCGCCGGCATGGCACGGCGTGCTCCTGCTCAGCCTGTGCTGGGGATTCGCCCTGCCCTTGCTCTGCGGCGCGGCGCGGCGTTGGTCACGCACTGCAACCTTTCGCCCTGCGGGTGGAGTGACGCCATGA
- a CDS encoding DUF1295 domain-containing protein produces MKDLIWVLAAAVVLMGLGWLWQRRRRNIGIVDVLWALGLAMAAVLLALLGDGAALPRIALGVLAGLWGSRLALHLWHRVRSEEEDGRYRYLREHWQGHQGKIFGFFMAQAMLILLFALPFIAVAVNPNPHIHAWLAAAAAVWLLSVAGESLADRQLARFRADPANRGRTCRDGLWRYSRHPNYFFEWLHWFTYVLLAVGSPLWWLAWAGPVLMYLFLRYLSGIPFTEKQALRSRGEDYRAYQRSTPMFFPWFPQPSKEHSP; encoded by the coding sequence ATGAAAGATCTGATCTGGGTGCTGGCCGCTGCCGTCGTGCTGATGGGCTTGGGTTGGCTGTGGCAACGCCGGCGCCGCAATATCGGCATTGTCGATGTGCTGTGGGCCTTGGGCTTGGCCATGGCGGCGGTGTTGCTGGCGCTGCTGGGCGACGGCGCAGCGCTGCCACGTATCGCGCTGGGTGTGCTGGCGGGGCTGTGGGGCAGCCGGCTGGCGCTGCATCTGTGGCACAGGGTGCGCAGCGAGGAGGAAGACGGGCGCTACCGCTACCTGCGCGAGCACTGGCAGGGGCACCAGGGCAAGATATTCGGCTTCTTCATGGCACAGGCGATGCTGATCCTGCTGTTCGCGCTGCCCTTCATCGCGGTGGCGGTGAATCCGAACCCGCACATCCACGCCTGGCTTGCTGCCGCGGCAGCCGTGTGGCTGCTGAGCGTTGCCGGCGAATCCCTGGCCGACAGGCAACTGGCGCGTTTCCGCGCCGATCCGGCCAACCGTGGGCGCACCTGCCGCGACGGCTTGTGGCGTTACTCGCGACATCCGAATTACTTCTTTGAATGGCTGCACTGGTTCACCTACGTGCTGCTGGCGGTGGGTTCGCCACTGTGGTGGCTGGCCTGGGCCGGCCCCGTTCTGATGTACCTGTTTCTGCGTTATCTCAGCGGCATCCCCTTCACCGAGAAGCAGGCACTGCGCAGCCGTGGCGAGGACTACCGCGCCTACCAACGCAGTACGCCAATGTTTTTCCCCTGGTTCCCGCAGCCTTCCAAGGAGCACTCGCCATGA
- a CDS encoding SAM-dependent methyltransferase: protein MTDSASLHPTTDAETGMVAWAERGLVPDAVLRAGIRHLCTLRLQEETEGGVEAQSERFSQRIAELSSSPLALHVDAANRQHYEVPAGFFQACLGKQLKYSSCYFPTGEESLDQAEEEMLTLYAQRAGLGDGQHILELGCGWGSLTLWMAKHYPNARITAVSNSHSQREHILAQCDVRGLHNVEVLTCDVNQLEFSAAHFDRCVSVEMFEHVRNYERLLSRIAQWLKPDGALFVHIFAHRTQMYPFETEGGDNWMGRHFFTGGLMPSADTLLHFQRDLHLQKRWLLDGRHYQRTANLWLANQDAARVEVMAVLEATYGQADAKIWWQRWRMFWMACAELFGYADGQEWLVAHYLFRPK from the coding sequence ATGACCGACAGCGCATCGCTGCACCCCACCACGGATGCCGAGACCGGCATGGTGGCCTGGGCCGAACGTGGGCTTGTGCCCGATGCCGTACTGCGTGCAGGTATCCGCCACTTGTGCACGCTGCGTTTGCAGGAGGAAACCGAAGGTGGCGTCGAGGCGCAGTCGGAACGTTTCAGCCAGCGCATCGCCGAGCTGTCCAGCAGCCCGCTGGCATTGCATGTGGATGCGGCCAACCGCCAGCACTACGAAGTGCCCGCCGGCTTCTTCCAGGCCTGCCTCGGCAAACAGCTCAAGTACAGCAGTTGCTACTTCCCCACCGGCGAGGAGAGCCTGGACCAGGCCGAAGAGGAAATGCTGACGCTCTATGCGCAACGTGCCGGGCTGGGCGATGGCCAGCATATCCTCGAGCTGGGCTGCGGCTGGGGCTCATTGACGCTGTGGATGGCCAAGCACTACCCGAACGCGCGGATCACCGCCGTATCCAATTCCCACAGCCAACGTGAGCACATTCTTGCCCAATGCGACGTGCGTGGCCTGCACAACGTCGAGGTCCTGACCTGCGATGTGAACCAGCTGGAATTCTCCGCGGCGCATTTCGACCGCTGCGTGTCGGTGGAGATGTTCGAACACGTACGCAACTACGAGCGCCTGCTGTCGCGCATCGCGCAGTGGCTGAAGCCTGACGGTGCGTTGTTCGTGCATATCTTCGCCCACCGGACGCAGATGTACCCGTTCGAGACCGAGGGCGGCGACAACTGGATGGGCCGCCACTTCTTCACCGGCGGGCTCATGCCGTCAGCGGACACCTTGCTGCATTTCCAGCGTGACCTGCACCTGCAAAAACGCTGGCTGCTGGACGGCAGGCACTACCAGCGCACCGCCAACCTCTGGCTGGCCAACCAGGATGCGGCGCGGGTGGAAGTAATGGCGGTGCTGGAGGCCACCTACGGGCAGGCTGACGCGAAGATCTGGTGGCAACGCTGGCGGATGTTCTGGATGGCCTGCGCGGAACTGTTCGGCTATGCGGATGGCCAGGAATGGCTGGTGGCGCACTATCTTTTCCGGCCCAAATGA
- a CDS encoding lipocalin family protein yields the protein MRSIPLLSLLAVALFGSGCSTTETRPLPRPDSVDVPRFMGDWYVIAHIPSRPERKAFDAVERYALRPNGRIQTTFTYRNGSFDAAQKTMHPIGTVEAHGSGAIWGMQFIWPIKAEYVIAWLDDNYAQTIVARSKRDYVWYMARTPQVSEADYRSAVQRIQAMGYDVSKLRRVPQSKRTSN from the coding sequence ATGCGCAGTATTCCCCTGCTTTCACTATTGGCCGTGGCCCTGTTCGGCAGCGGTTGCAGCACCACCGAAACGCGGCCGCTGCCGCGCCCCGATTCGGTCGACGTGCCCCGCTTCATGGGCGACTGGTATGTGATCGCACACATCCCGTCACGGCCTGAACGCAAGGCCTTCGATGCGGTGGAGCGTTACGCGCTGCGCCCGAATGGGCGCATCCAGACCACCTTCACTTACCGCAATGGCAGCTTCGATGCGGCGCAGAAGACAATGCATCCGATCGGCACGGTGGAGGCGCACGGTAGTGGTGCCATCTGGGGCATGCAGTTCATCTGGCCGATCAAGGCGGAGTACGTGATCGCCTGGCTGGATGACAACTACGCGCAGACCATTGTTGCGCGCAGCAAGCGGGATTACGTCTGGTACATGGCGCGCACCCCGCAGGTCAGCGAAGCCGACTATCGAAGTGCCGTTCAGCGCATCCAGGCAATGGGCTATGACGTGAGCAAACTGCGCCGCGTACCTCAGTCCAAGCGCACCTCGAACTAG
- a CDS encoding SDR family NAD(P)-dependent oxidoreductase, which translates to MNTIATPVDPALPLADRLREALDLLEAIEADRSMLDTLSEADRVRLHQVVAKVFHPEPKARRQMLKKQARERHQEKVRKAEALLDQTGIRALRRKPVFSTPNYFPPHAAGLHDAHNGEGAAVVEEPVHSPELRHCYVCKQKFTQLHHFYDQMCPACADLNYIKRTETADLHGRVALLTGGRVKIGYQAGLKLLRAGAELIVTTRFPRDSAARYAEEPDFAVWGHRLQVYGLDLRHTPSVEAFCSELLATRTRLDFIINNACQTVRRPPQFYAHMMAGETAAVQTLPETIRKLIGNYEGLRSADLLPVTAAAALPSPQAVGADGLTRAAELSQVPLLADELLGQRHLFPDGRLDQDLQQVDLRDSNSWRLRMAEVPSVELLETQLVNAIAPFIINARLKPLMLATPERDKHIVNVSAMEGQFYRNFKTTRHPHTNMAKAALNMMTRTSAADYQNDGIHMNSVDTGWVTDEDPAGLAARKVQEERFHPPLDIIDGAARIVDPIIHGFNTGEHVWGQFLKDYAPTDW; encoded by the coding sequence TTGAACACCATCGCCACACCTGTTGACCCTGCCCTGCCCCTGGCAGACCGCCTGCGCGAAGCGCTGGACCTGCTGGAGGCGATCGAGGCGGATCGCAGCATGCTCGACACCTTGTCCGAGGCTGACCGCGTGCGCCTGCACCAGGTCGTAGCCAAGGTTTTCCACCCCGAGCCCAAGGCCCGCCGGCAGATGCTGAAGAAGCAGGCCCGTGAGCGCCACCAGGAAAAGGTACGCAAGGCCGAGGCGTTGCTTGACCAGACCGGCATCCGCGCCCTGCGCCGCAAGCCGGTGTTCAGCACGCCGAACTACTTTCCGCCGCATGCCGCTGGTCTGCACGACGCGCACAACGGTGAAGGTGCAGCCGTAGTTGAAGAGCCCGTGCACTCGCCCGAACTGCGCCATTGCTACGTATGCAAGCAGAAGTTCACCCAGCTGCACCATTTCTATGACCAGATGTGCCCGGCCTGCGCCGATCTGAACTACATCAAGCGCACCGAGACGGCAGATCTGCACGGCCGCGTCGCCTTGCTGACCGGTGGCCGGGTCAAGATCGGCTACCAGGCCGGCCTGAAGCTGCTGCGTGCCGGTGCCGAGCTGATCGTCACCACGCGCTTCCCGCGCGACTCTGCGGCACGCTACGCCGAAGAGCCCGACTTCGCCGTGTGGGGCCACCGGCTGCAGGTATATGGGCTGGACCTGCGCCACACGCCCAGCGTGGAAGCCTTCTGCAGCGAGCTGTTGGCCACCCGCACGCGTTTGGATTTCATCATCAACAATGCCTGCCAGACGGTGCGCCGGCCGCCGCAGTTCTACGCACACATGATGGCCGGCGAAACCGCTGCCGTGCAGACCCTGCCCGAAACCATCCGCAAGCTGATCGGCAATTACGAAGGCCTGCGCAGTGCCGATCTGCTGCCAGTGACTGCAGCCGCTGCGTTGCCATCGCCTCAGGCTGTTGGCGCCGATGGGCTGACCCGCGCCGCCGAGTTGTCGCAGGTGCCGTTGTTGGCCGATGAACTGCTGGGCCAGCGTCATCTGTTCCCCGATGGGCGCCTGGACCAGGATCTGCAGCAGGTCGATCTGCGCGACAGCAATTCCTGGCGCCTGCGCATGGCCGAGGTGCCGTCGGTGGAGCTGCTGGAGACACAGCTGGTCAATGCCATCGCCCCCTTCATTATCAATGCGCGGCTGAAGCCGCTGATGCTGGCCACGCCCGAGCGCGACAAACACATCGTCAACGTGTCGGCAATGGAGGGCCAGTTCTACCGCAACTTCAAGACCACCCGCCATCCGCATACGAACATGGCCAAGGCCGCGCTGAACATGATGACGCGCACCTCCGCCGCCGATTACCAGAACGATGGCATCCATATGAACAGCGTGGATACCGGCTGGGTGACCGACGAGGATCCGGCAGGCCTGGCCGCCCGCAAGGTGCAGGAAGAACGCTTCCATCCGCCGTTGGACATCATCGACGGCGCCGCACGCATCGTTGACCCCATCATCCATGGCTTCAACACCGGCGAGCATGTGTGGGGGCAGTTCCTGAAGGACTACGCGCCCACCGATTGGTGA
- a CDS encoding DUF3247 family protein has translation MARTAPRVHTSQERINQLKLLQSALDAELVIELRMTDGRLLQGTVVERPSIQQFRGPHEEEGTNGQLALDIQGKGVQLLWLDEVEGFTRLGSN, from the coding sequence ATGGCCCGCACAGCGCCGCGTGTTCATACCTCGCAGGAGCGCATCAATCAGCTCAAGCTGCTGCAATCGGCACTGGATGCCGAACTGGTGATTGAGCTGCGGATGACCGATGGGCGCCTACTGCAAGGCACCGTGGTCGAACGGCCTTCGATCCAGCAGTTCCGTGGTCCACATGAGGAAGAAGGGACCAATGGCCAGCTCGCACTCGACATTCAGGGCAAGGGCGTGCAGCTTTTGTGGCTGGATGAAGTGGAAGGATTCACCCGCCTGGGCAGCAATTGA